The following proteins come from a genomic window of Pyxidicoccus sp. MSG2:
- a CDS encoding type I polyketide synthase, whose amino-acid sequence MSRETVLAVVGLACQYPDARSPAELWETVMAQRRAFRRIPSVRLRLEDYASRDRTARDLTYVEEAAVIEGYAFDRVRFRVAGSTYRSADLTHWLALDMASEALRDAGFDEGEGLPRETTGVVLGNTLTGEFSRAQLMRLRWPYVRRMVEDSLRRSGWDTQRVALFLGELEERYKAPFAPVGEETLAGGLSNTIAGRICNYFDLKGGGFTVDGACASSLLAVTQACAALVSGDLDVALAGGVDLSLDPFELVGFAKTGALAPEEMRVYDQRSAGFWPGEGCGFVVLMRAEDARARDLRIHALVRGWGVSSDGHGGITRPEVAGQLLALRRAYQRAGFGIDTVGYFEGHGTGTTVGDTTELEALSTALREAGPRATPTAIGSVKANIGHTKAAAGIAGIIKAVQALRAQTLPPTTGTSRPHALLTGDNAMLRVLSEAELWPAGRPLRASVSAMGFGGINTHVVLEGAPGARRQGLADRERRLASSAQDCELFLLAASSGEALAGEARRLREVARTLSRAELGDAAFEVQRRLSGGRTRASLVASTPAELVERLDMLAAWLDEGVTARLDLEKGVCLGMGMRPPRVGFLFPGQGSPSRRTGGAWQRRFTPVSELYTSNPIPEGANLVSTDVAQRAIVQASLAGLRMLAEVGIEASVALGHSLGELVSLHWAGAFDEAGLQRLARVRGQAMADLGASSGAMASIGTGSAEVEPLLAGLPVVVAACNSRRQTVVSGESPAVNTVLARARAAGLAGVRLEVSHAFHSPLVARAAVLLEEHLEKHAPGPVLRPVASSVSGGMLGADEDLRALLSRQVTSPVRFTDALAASPRVDLWIEVGPGHVLSGLVSEGSGTPVVPLDAGGDSLRGLLHAVAVAYTLGAPCQPEALFTGRFTRSLSLERKPSFFENPCELVPDLPGENIAASPRIRPESALAAPRPESGIATVAPSAGTSGTVPEGAMEESALAIVRELVAARAELPASAIGDEDRLLGDLHLNSISVGQIVMEAARRLGMSTHTAPLEYAHARVRTVAQALEELRATSRVVATPEPLLPPGIDAWVRPFAIDWVEQPAPCSRSTPTEGAWHVFAPRGHPLADALRAKPPTVEGGGIAVCLPAELNPEHALLLLKATHAALAAPGAPRFLVVQHGGGGSAFARTLHQEAPHLAVAVVDVPPEHPRAEEWIHAEAVAATRGFIECRYDSAGVRRVPRLRLIPPHMGGDLPLGPDDVLLVTGGGKGIAAECALDLAQRTGTSLGLLGRSRPEKDAELSANLARIQKAGVKVRYVSTDVTDAKAVKQAVLTVEAELGPVTAILHGAGTNVPRLVAQLDERALLATLNPKYLGARNVLAAVVPERLRLFVAFGSIIGRLGMAGEADYALSNEWLTRLTEHLSAVSPACRCVSMEWSIWSGVGMGEKLGRVEALARQGISAIPPDQGLAVLRDLLARPSLPVAVVVSGRVGEHLPLTVESPPLPFLRFLERARVHYPGIELVVEAELASEADLSLDDHIFRGARLLPAVLGLEAMAQAVMALTGVDAPPAFERAAFERPVVVPPGRKRLIRVAALVRGPGIVDVALRSDETGFQVDHFRATCRVDTAPLPADSAPLLPLGVDLAAPQPPEPLGDFYGGLFFHGGRFRRIGHYHRLRATECIAELTPANNAPWFARFLPQQMVMGDPSARDAAIHGIQACIPHEVLIPSGVDSVRPGTPGTPRFIVAKERSRTERAFVYDVEIRGTEGGLIERWEGLRLQVMEAAPKLEAWPASLLAPYTERRLGELLKGARLHVAVDQDARADRRARSDRALRMLLGGTGEVPRRPDGKPVQDGVGVSAAHAGDLTLAITGPGQVGCDLQAVEPRPPALWQQLLGADRAALAELVAREHGEPLDIAATRVWAALECLKKAGLPETTPLMLGAALEGDWGLFRAGGRKLTTLRVDVRGAGTSLVLAALPGVTDAGV is encoded by the coding sequence ATGAGTCGAGAGACTGTCCTCGCCGTCGTGGGGCTCGCGTGCCAGTATCCGGACGCGAGGTCCCCGGCGGAGCTCTGGGAGACGGTCATGGCTCAGCGCCGGGCCTTCAGGCGCATTCCTTCCGTCCGCCTGCGCCTGGAGGACTACGCCTCGCGCGACAGGACCGCTCGGGACCTGACCTACGTCGAGGAGGCAGCCGTCATCGAGGGATATGCCTTTGACCGCGTCCGCTTCCGGGTGGCGGGCAGCACCTACCGGTCTGCGGACCTGACGCACTGGCTGGCCCTGGACATGGCCTCAGAAGCGCTGCGGGACGCGGGCTTCGACGAGGGTGAGGGGCTGCCTCGCGAGACGACGGGCGTGGTCCTTGGCAACACCCTCACCGGCGAGTTCTCGCGCGCGCAGTTGATGCGGTTGCGCTGGCCCTACGTGCGCCGAATGGTGGAGGACTCGCTGCGACGCTCTGGATGGGACACCCAGCGAGTTGCGCTTTTTCTTGGGGAGCTGGAGGAGCGCTACAAGGCGCCCTTTGCGCCCGTGGGTGAGGAAACGCTAGCGGGTGGCCTGTCCAACACCATTGCCGGGCGCATCTGCAACTACTTCGACCTGAAGGGCGGCGGCTTCACGGTGGATGGCGCGTGCGCCTCGTCCCTTCTCGCCGTCACTCAGGCCTGCGCTGCTCTCGTGTCAGGCGACCTGGACGTCGCCCTCGCGGGCGGTGTGGACCTCAGCCTGGACCCGTTCGAGTTGGTGGGCTTCGCTAAGACGGGCGCGCTGGCTCCAGAGGAAATGCGCGTCTATGACCAGCGCTCGGCCGGATTCTGGCCAGGTGAGGGCTGCGGCTTCGTGGTGCTCATGCGCGCCGAGGATGCACGCGCCCGAGACCTCCGCATCCATGCGCTCGTACGTGGCTGGGGCGTATCGTCGGATGGCCATGGCGGCATCACCCGCCCCGAGGTGGCCGGCCAGCTGCTGGCACTGCGCCGCGCGTACCAGCGTGCGGGCTTTGGCATCGATACAGTCGGCTACTTCGAGGGACACGGGACGGGAACCACCGTGGGCGACACCACGGAACTGGAAGCCTTGTCCACCGCCCTACGCGAGGCGGGCCCTCGCGCAACCCCCACCGCAATCGGCTCGGTGAAGGCCAACATCGGCCACACCAAGGCCGCCGCAGGCATCGCCGGCATCATCAAGGCAGTGCAGGCGCTCCGGGCGCAGACGCTGCCGCCCACCACCGGCACCTCCCGGCCCCACGCATTGCTCACTGGGGACAACGCCATGCTGCGCGTCCTCTCGGAGGCGGAGCTGTGGCCCGCGGGCCGCCCCCTGCGCGCCTCGGTGAGTGCCATGGGCTTTGGCGGCATCAATACTCACGTCGTGCTCGAGGGCGCCCCGGGTGCGCGGAGGCAGGGACTTGCGGACCGGGAGCGGCGGCTGGCATCCTCCGCACAGGACTGCGAGTTGTTCCTGCTGGCCGCCTCCAGTGGCGAGGCATTGGCCGGCGAGGCACGGCGGCTCCGCGAGGTGGCCCGCACCCTGTCGCGAGCGGAGCTGGGGGACGCGGCCTTCGAGGTGCAGCGCCGGCTCTCCGGTGGCCGCACGCGCGCCTCGCTCGTGGCCTCCACCCCCGCGGAACTCGTAGAGCGGCTGGACATGCTCGCCGCATGGCTCGATGAGGGCGTCACGGCCCGGTTGGACCTGGAGAAAGGCGTGTGCCTGGGCATGGGCATGCGGCCTCCCCGCGTGGGATTCCTCTTCCCCGGGCAGGGCTCTCCCTCGCGCCGGACCGGCGGGGCCTGGCAGCGCCGCTTCACTCCAGTGAGTGAGCTTTACACCTCCAATCCCATCCCCGAGGGGGCGAACTTGGTATCCACGGACGTAGCCCAGAGGGCCATCGTCCAGGCCTCGCTGGCGGGGCTCCGAATGCTCGCGGAGGTGGGCATCGAGGCCTCGGTAGCCCTAGGCCATAGCCTGGGCGAGCTGGTTTCCCTGCACTGGGCCGGCGCGTTCGACGAGGCGGGGCTGCAGCGGCTGGCGCGCGTGCGGGGCCAGGCGATGGCCGACCTGGGGGCCTCGAGCGGGGCCATGGCGAGCATCGGGACCGGGTCCGCCGAAGTGGAGCCGCTGCTAGCGGGGCTCCCCGTCGTGGTGGCAGCGTGCAACTCGCGGCGGCAGACGGTGGTATCCGGCGAGTCACCCGCAGTGAACACGGTGCTTGCTCGCGCCCGCGCGGCAGGGCTCGCGGGGGTTCGCCTGGAGGTCTCTCACGCCTTCCACTCCCCGCTGGTGGCACGCGCCGCCGTGCTGCTGGAAGAGCACCTCGAGAAACACGCGCCAGGGCCCGTGCTGCGCCCGGTGGCCTCCAGCGTCTCCGGAGGCATGCTGGGAGCGGACGAGGATCTGCGCGCGCTGCTATCGAGGCAAGTGACCTCGCCCGTGCGCTTCACGGATGCGCTCGCCGCCTCGCCGCGGGTGGACCTGTGGATTGAGGTAGGGCCGGGCCACGTGCTGTCGGGGCTCGTGAGCGAGGGCTCGGGCACGCCCGTGGTGCCGCTCGATGCAGGTGGAGACTCGCTCCGGGGTCTGCTCCACGCCGTGGCCGTGGCCTACACGCTCGGCGCGCCCTGTCAGCCCGAGGCCCTCTTCACGGGCCGCTTTACCCGCTCGCTGTCGCTCGAGCGCAAACCCTCCTTCTTCGAGAACCCCTGTGAGCTGGTGCCTGACCTGCCCGGGGAAAATATTGCCGCCTCGCCCCGAATCCGCCCCGAGTCGGCCCTGGCCGCCCCCCGCCCCGAGTCCGGCATCGCCACGGTGGCCCCGTCGGCAGGCACGTCCGGGACGGTCCCAGAGGGTGCGATGGAGGAGTCGGCGCTCGCCATCGTCCGCGAGCTCGTCGCAGCCCGGGCCGAGTTGCCCGCGAGTGCCATCGGTGATGAGGACCGGCTGCTGGGCGACCTGCACCTCAACTCCATCAGCGTAGGACAGATTGTCATGGAGGCCGCACGGCGTCTGGGCATGTCCACCCATACGGCCCCCCTGGAGTACGCCCACGCGCGGGTCCGCACCGTCGCCCAGGCGCTGGAGGAACTGCGCGCCACGAGCCGTGTGGTGGCCACGCCGGAGCCGTTACTGCCCCCAGGGATCGACGCCTGGGTACGTCCCTTCGCCATCGATTGGGTGGAGCAACCGGCGCCGTGCAGCCGATCCACCCCGACCGAAGGCGCGTGGCACGTCTTTGCACCCCGAGGCCACCCACTGGCCGACGCGCTCCGCGCGAAGCCGCCCACCGTGGAAGGTGGAGGCATCGCGGTATGCCTGCCCGCCGAGCTCAACCCCGAGCACGCGCTACTTCTGCTGAAGGCCACGCACGCGGCACTCGCTGCGCCGGGGGCACCGAGGTTCCTCGTGGTGCAACACGGCGGGGGTGGCTCAGCCTTCGCCCGGACGCTGCATCAGGAGGCCCCGCACCTCGCGGTAGCTGTGGTGGACGTTCCACCGGAGCATCCTCGCGCCGAGGAGTGGATCCACGCCGAAGCCGTGGCAGCCACCCGGGGCTTCATCGAGTGCCGCTACGACTCTGCCGGCGTGCGCCGAGTTCCCCGGCTGCGACTCATCCCTCCCCATATGGGGGGAGACCTTCCCCTGGGCCCGGACGACGTGCTGCTTGTCACGGGCGGCGGCAAGGGGATTGCCGCCGAGTGCGCCCTAGACCTCGCCCAGCGCACGGGCACAAGCCTGGGCCTGCTCGGACGCTCTCGCCCCGAGAAAGACGCGGAGCTGTCCGCCAACCTCGCCCGCATCCAGAAGGCCGGGGTGAAGGTCCGCTACGTGTCTACAGACGTCACTGATGCGAAGGCGGTAAAGCAGGCCGTGCTGACGGTGGAGGCCGAGCTGGGTCCGGTGACCGCCATCCTCCACGGCGCGGGCACCAACGTGCCCCGACTGGTCGCACAACTGGACGAACGGGCTTTGCTGGCAACGCTCAACCCCAAGTACCTCGGAGCGCGCAACGTCCTCGCGGCGGTGGTACCGGAGCGACTGCGCCTCTTCGTCGCGTTCGGCTCCATCATCGGGCGCCTGGGCATGGCGGGCGAGGCGGACTATGCGCTCTCCAACGAGTGGCTGACGCGGCTCACCGAGCACCTGAGCGCGGTGAGCCCGGCATGCCGGTGCGTGTCGATGGAGTGGTCCATCTGGTCCGGTGTGGGAATGGGCGAGAAGCTAGGCCGTGTGGAGGCGCTCGCTCGGCAGGGAATCAGCGCCATCCCTCCAGACCAGGGCCTCGCCGTGCTTCGCGACCTGCTGGCGCGCCCGTCACTCCCCGTAGCGGTGGTGGTCAGCGGGCGCGTGGGTGAGCACCTCCCGCTCACCGTGGAGAGCCCGCCCCTGCCCTTCCTGCGCTTCCTGGAACGAGCGCGCGTCCACTACCCGGGCATTGAGCTGGTGGTGGAGGCGGAACTGGCCTCGGAAGCGGACCTCTCGCTGGACGACCACATCTTCCGGGGTGCGCGACTGCTGCCGGCCGTGCTCGGACTGGAGGCCATGGCCCAGGCGGTGATGGCACTGACGGGCGTGGACGCGCCCCCCGCCTTCGAGCGCGCCGCCTTCGAGCGCCCCGTGGTGGTGCCTCCCGGCCGGAAGCGGCTCATCCGCGTGGCCGCGCTCGTACGAGGGCCCGGCATCGTGGACGTGGCACTGCGCTCTGACGAGACCGGGTTCCAGGTGGACCACTTCCGGGCGACCTGTCGCGTTGACACCGCGCCCCTCCCTGCAGATAGCGCGCCTCTACTGCCGCTCGGCGTGGACCTCGCTGCGCCCCAGCCACCTGAGCCGCTGGGCGACTTCTATGGCGGTCTCTTCTTCCACGGAGGCCGCTTCCGCCGCATCGGCCACTACCACCGGCTTCGTGCCACCGAGTGCATTGCCGAGCTGACCCCGGCCAATAACGCGCCCTGGTTCGCCCGATTCCTTCCGCAGCAAATGGTGATGGGTGACCCGTCCGCCCGGGACGCGGCGATCCATGGCATTCAGGCGTGCATCCCGCATGAAGTGCTCATCCCGAGCGGCGTCGATTCCGTGCGCCCCGGAACGCCCGGCACGCCACGCTTCATCGTTGCGAAGGAGCGAAGTCGGACGGAGCGGGCCTTCGTTTACGACGTGGAGATCCGTGGCACGGAGGGGGGACTCATTGAACGCTGGGAAGGGCTCCGGCTCCAGGTGATGGAGGCCGCACCGAAGCTCGAAGCCTGGCCCGCATCCTTGCTCGCACCCTATACGGAGCGGCGCCTCGGCGAGCTGCTCAAGGGGGCCAGACTCCATGTGGCGGTCGACCAGGATGCCAGGGCGGACCGCCGGGCGCGCAGCGACCGCGCGCTGCGCATGCTGCTAGGCGGAACAGGAGAGGTCCCACGTCGGCCTGACGGCAAGCCCGTGCAGGACGGGGTCGGCGTGTCGGCGGCGCATGCTGGGGACCTGACGCTCGCCATCACCGGGCCAGGTCAAGTGGGGTGCGATCTACAGGCCGTGGAGCCTCGCCCGCCCGCCCTCTGGCAGCAACTGCTCGGGGCGGACCGCGCGGCGCTGGCGGAGTTGGTGGCCCGCGAGCATGGCGAGCCATTGGACATCGCCGCCACGCGGGTATGGGCCGCGCTGGAGTGTCTCAAGAAGGCGGGCCTTCCGGAGACGACTCCCCTGATGCTGGGCGCCGCGCTGGAAGGTGACTGGGGGCTCTTCCGGGCCGGGGGAAGAAAGCTGACCACCCTGCGGGTGGACGTGCGGGGTGCCGGGACCTCCTTGGTGCTCGCGGCACTGCCGGGGGTGACGGATGCAGGCGTTTGA
- a CDS encoding RnfABCDGE type electron transport complex subunit D: MNEAMKTWSGDLRVAGLRRFAVAITLLNVLGHTVLGFEQAWAHPLVSLLAAYSAELLLEWAGARSQGRAPRFLGGAGTFIDFLLPAHITGLAVAMLLYANAQLLPVAFASATAIASKTLFRVPVGGQPRHYLNPSNFGITATLLLFPHIGIAPPYHFTENLRGPADWVLPAIIVCTGTFLNARFTRRIPLILGWLGGFLVQAAVRSAVAGTPLTAALVPMTGVAFVLYTFYMVTDPGTTPQRPAMQVCFGAGVAAAYGMLVAVHVVFDLFFSLTLICAARGGALYVQAMLARRAEPLPGVTTLSVQGEPRT; the protein is encoded by the coding sequence ATGAATGAAGCGATGAAGACGTGGAGTGGTGATCTGCGAGTGGCGGGTCTTCGACGCTTTGCTGTGGCCATCACGCTCCTCAACGTGCTGGGTCACACGGTGCTGGGCTTTGAGCAGGCCTGGGCGCATCCGCTCGTCTCGCTCCTGGCGGCCTACTCCGCAGAACTGCTGTTGGAGTGGGCGGGGGCACGCAGCCAGGGCCGGGCGCCGCGCTTTCTCGGCGGCGCGGGCACATTCATCGACTTTCTGCTGCCGGCTCACATCACCGGCTTAGCGGTGGCCATGCTGCTGTACGCCAACGCGCAGCTCTTGCCGGTGGCATTCGCATCGGCAACGGCAATCGCTTCGAAGACCCTCTTCCGAGTCCCGGTAGGGGGCCAGCCGCGTCACTACCTCAACCCGTCCAACTTCGGCATCACGGCAACACTCCTGCTGTTCCCGCACATCGGCATCGCGCCGCCCTATCACTTCACGGAGAACCTGCGCGGCCCGGCTGATTGGGTCCTTCCTGCCATCATCGTGTGCACAGGCACGTTTCTCAACGCGCGGTTCACCCGTCGCATCCCGCTCATCCTGGGGTGGCTGGGAGGCTTCTTGGTGCAGGCGGCGGTGCGCAGTGCGGTGGCGGGCACTCCGCTGACAGCGGCCCTGGTACCGATGACGGGTGTGGCCTTCGTCCTCTACACCTTCTACATGGTGACGGACCCGGGAACGACGCCGCAGCGCCCCGCCATGCAGGTGTGCTTCGGCGCGGGTGTGGCTGCGGCCTACGGGATGTTGGTCGCCGTGCATGTTGTCTTCGACCTATTCTTCTCACTTACGCTCATCTGCGCCGCACGCGGAGGGGCCTTGTACGTTCAGGCAATGCTAGCCCGCCGAGCCGAGCCCCTGCCTGGGGTTACCACCCTCTCCGTGCAGGGAGAGCCGCGTACATGA